A window of the Thermoplasmatales archaeon genome harbors these coding sequences:
- a CDS encoding phosphoribosylformylglycinamidine cyclo-ligase, producing the protein MDEFTYAGAGVDIDAEEKIVDEILKGIGFEKDRVEVNGIKLVLCTDGVGSKLIVADEMKKWDTVGIDCIAMNVNDALVMGAKPVAFVDYIAFEKLSIEKAREIAKGLKKGADEAGVPIIGGETASLGDIIRGFDLAGTCLGVVEKEIPKDIKEGDLIIGIRSSGIHSNGYTLARKVFKENGYSFNDEIDEIGIIGHALLEPTKIYVKQILALWKNFEVKGIAHITGGGLRKIKRICKNVLFSIEEPLAPQPIFRIIQKLGKISDKEMYQTFNMGMGMAIIVEKEIADDVVDFLNKYEEAKIVGRVKKGAGVEVPKLGLRY; encoded by the coding sequence ATGGATGAATTTACCTATGCAGGGGCGGGTGTCGATATAGATGCTGAAGAGAAAATTGTTGATGAAATTTTAAAAGGAATAGGATTTGAAAAAGACAGGGTTGAAGTAAATGGAATTAAACTTGTTTTATGCACAGATGGAGTTGGAAGCAAGTTGATTGTTGCAGATGAAATGAAAAAATGGGATACGGTTGGCATAGATTGCATTGCAATGAATGTGAATGATGCTCTTGTAATGGGAGCCAAGCCAGTTGCATTTGTCGATTATATAGCATTTGAAAAGTTGAGCATTGAAAAAGCAAGAGAAATTGCAAAAGGGCTAAAGAAAGGAGCAGATGAAGCGGGTGTGCCAATAATAGGAGGGGAAACCGCAAGCTTGGGAGATATAATAAGAGGATTTGATTTAGCTGGAACATGTCTTGGAGTTGTTGAAAAAGAAATACCAAAGGATATAAAGGAAGGGGATCTAATAATAGGAATAAGAAGCAGTGGAATTCATTCAAATGGTTATACTCTTGCAAGAAAAGTTTTTAAGGAGAATGGCTACTCATTTAATGATGAAATTGATGAAATAGGAATAATTGGCCATGCATTGCTTGAGCCAACAAAAATTTATGTTAAACAAATTCTTGCTCTCTGGAAAAATTTTGAAGTAAAGGGAATTGCTCACATAACTGGCGGCGGGCTGAGGAAAATAAAGAGAATTTGTAAGAATGTTCTTTTCAGCATCGAGGAGCCACTAGCTCCACAGCCAATATTCAGGATAATACAAAAGCTTGGGAAAATAAGCGATAAGGAGATGTATCAGACATTCAATATGGGGATGGGAATGGCAATAATAGTTGAAAAAGAAATTGCTGATGATGTAGTTGATTTTTTAAATAAGTATGAAGAAGCAAAAATTGTTGGAAGAGTAAAAAAAGGCGCAGGTGTAGAAGTTCCAAAACTTGGGTTGAGGTATTAA
- a CDS encoding fructose 1,6-bisphosphatase, protein MKTTFSIIKADVGGSPGHAKVDYRLIKKAEEMLKDAKESGIIKDFFVTNCGDDLELIMTHDKGEDNEEIHGLAWNVFKSASEIAKKLGFYGAGQDLLKDAFSGNIKGLGPGIAEMEFTERKSEPIIAFLMDKTEPGAFNLPIFRIFADPFNTAGLIIDPNLHSGFTFEIWDIKEHKRVFMNLPEEMYDLLALIGVKSRFVIKRVFPREKLPKDEPVAVVSTEKLYQIAGEYVGKDDPVAAVRAQSGLPAVGEVLEPFSFPHLVSGWMRGSHNGPIMPVPIKYAKCTRFDGPPRVVAIGFQIKNSEITGYEDLFDDPAFDYTRQKAMEIAEYMRRHGPFEPHRLPLEEMEYTTFPKVMEKLKDRFEEI, encoded by the coding sequence ATGAAAACAACATTTAGTATAATAAAGGCAGATGTCGGCGGCTCGCCTGGGCATGCAAAGGTTGATTATAGATTAATAAAAAAAGCTGAAGAAATGCTTAAAGATGCAAAGGAAAGTGGAATAATAAAAGATTTTTTTGTTACTAATTGTGGCGATGACCTTGAGCTAATAATGACACATGATAAGGGTGAGGATAATGAAGAAATTCATGGGCTTGCGTGGAATGTTTTTAAATCAGCAAGTGAGATAGCTAAAAAACTTGGTTTTTATGGAGCGGGGCAGGATTTGCTTAAAGACGCATTTTCTGGAAATATAAAAGGACTTGGACCAGGAATTGCAGAAATGGAATTTACTGAAAGAAAATCAGAGCCAATTATTGCTTTTCTGATGGATAAAACAGAGCCAGGAGCATTCAATTTGCCAATATTTAGAATTTTTGCTGATCCTTTTAATACAGCGGGCTTAATCATTGACCCAAATCTTCATTCTGGATTTACATTTGAAATATGGGACATAAAGGAGCATAAAAGAGTTTTTATGAATTTGCCAGAGGAAATGTATGATTTGCTTGCCCTTATTGGAGTAAAATCAAGATTTGTTATAAAGAGGGTTTTTCCAAGAGAAAAATTGCCAAAAGATGAGCCAGTTGCAGTCGTATCAACAGAAAAATTGTATCAGATAGCGGGTGAATATGTTGGAAAGGATGACCCTGTTGCTGCTGTAAGAGCTCAATCTGGCTTACCAGCTGTTGGCGAGGTTCTTGAGCCATTTTCATTTCCTCATCTCGTCTCTGGATGGATGCGAGGCAGCCATAATGGTCCAATAATGCCTGTTCCAATTAAATATGCAAAATGCACTCGCTTTGATGGACCCCCAAGAGTTGTTGCAATCGGCTTCCAGATTAAAAACAGCGAAATAACTGGCTATGAAGATTTGTTTGATGACCCAGCATTTGATTACACCCGCCAGAAAGCAATGGAAATAGCAGAATATATGCGCAGGCATGGCCCCTTTGAGCCGCACCGCCTCCCGCTGGAAGAAATGGAATACACAACTTTTCCAAAAGTTATGGAAAAACTGAAGGATAGATTTGAGGAAATTTAG
- a CDS encoding small multi-drug export protein, translated as MDEIIKWIIVAALALSPFSELRGAIPFAFYYNLNLFFAIPLILFANFIPSPIIIKFLFPVEKWLRKWNLWNKFFDKIYSYTRKKTEKSIEKWETLALIIFVAIPLPFTGAWTGSLAAYLFGLDFKKSLACIFIGICIACFIVTLLTFAGIKLG; from the coding sequence ATGGATGAAATAATTAAATGGATTATAGTCGCTGCTTTAGCTCTTTCTCCTTTTTCTGAGCTGAGAGGAGCAATACCTTTTGCTTTCTACTATAACCTTAATTTATTTTTTGCAATTCCATTAATATTATTTGCAAACTTTATTCCCTCGCCCATTATAATAAAATTTCTTTTTCCAGTTGAAAAATGGCTTAGGAAATGGAATTTATGGAATAAATTTTTTGATAAAATATACAGTTATACAAGAAAAAAAACCGAAAAAAGCATTGAAAAATGGGAAACGCTGGCGCTGATAATATTTGTGGCAATTCCACTGCCATTTACTGGAGCATGGACTGGAAGCTTGGCAGCTTATCTATTTGGGTTAGATTTTAAAAAATCCTTAGCATGCATATTTATCGGCATATGCATAGCATGCTTTATCGTAACATTACTCACATTCGCTGGAATAAAGCTTGGCTAA
- a CDS encoding dihydroorotase family protein: MIVSGKIYKNGIKNACLIIEDGKIAGIKKYVRGNKIDYGNALIFPSGIDIHVHFREPGKENKEDFFTGTKAAGVAGVTCVFDMPNNEPAIYNKKSFEEKRRRVSKKACVDFALYGGIKGKVNEMDCIAYKFFLSRDNELFCEDIKKILLEVKKKNKIVAIHAESEECISRKKARNLIEHEKNRNLECELNAIKKIIELNEKIGAKIHICHVTSKKSIEIIKRRASFGVTLHHLLFSYENKFKKEAFGKVNPPLRSEIERKELFNEFKKGEIKIFESDHAPHLIEEKENFEDAPSGMPGVDAFMPILLYFAKKGVISFKIIEKSFCKNPAKLFGIRKGEIKVGNDADFLVIDLKKVKKIKPLSKCGWSAYEGMKCIYPMHVYLRGEKIVDDFEFVGEKGMGRAING, from the coding sequence ATGATAGTTTCGGGAAAGATATATAAAAATGGAATAAAAAATGCATGCTTAATTATAGAAGATGGAAAAATAGCTGGAATAAAAAAATATGTAAGGGGAAATAAAATTGATTATGGCAATGCATTAATTTTTCCATCTGGAATTGATATACACGTGCATTTCAGAGAGCCAGGAAAAGAAAATAAGGAAGATTTTTTCACAGGAACAAAAGCGGCGGGCGTTGCGGGCGTTACATGTGTTTTTGATATGCCAAATAATGAGCCAGCCATTTATAACAAAAAGAGTTTTGAGGAAAAAAGGAGGAGAGTTAGCAAGAAGGCATGCGTTGATTTTGCTCTATATGGAGGAATAAAAGGAAAAGTTAATGAAATGGATTGCATTGCATATAAGTTTTTTTTATCTCGTGATAATGAACTTTTTTGCGAGGATATTAAAAAAATACTTCTTGAAGTAAAGAAGAAAAATAAGATTGTTGCAATACATGCTGAAAGTGAGGAATGCATTTCAAGAAAAAAAGCTAGAAATTTGATTGAGCATGAAAAGAATAGAAATTTAGAATGTGAGCTTAATGCAATTAAAAAAATTATTGAATTAAATGAGAAAATAGGAGCAAAAATTCATATATGCCATGTGACATCAAAAAAATCAATTGAAATTATAAAAAGGAGAGCAAGTTTTGGAGTAACCCTGCATCATCTTCTATTTTCATATGAGAATAAATTTAAAAAAGAGGCATTTGGAAAAGTAAATCCTCCTCTAAGGAGCGAGATTGAGAGAAAGGAACTTTTCAACGAATTTAAAAAAGGCGAGATTAAAATTTTTGAATCAGATCATGCTCCTCACCTGATTGAGGAAAAGGAAAATTTTGAAGATGCTCCATCTGGAATGCCTGGAGTAGATGCTTTTATGCCCATCCTGCTTTATTTTGCAAAAAAAGGAGTAATTAGCTTTAAAATAATAGAAAAATCATTTTGCAAGAATCCAGCAAAACTATTTGGAATAAGAAAGGGAGAAATTAAAGTAGGAAATGACGCTGATTTTTTAGTTATAGATTTAAAGAAAGTTAAGAAGATTAAACCGCTATCAAAATGTGGATGGAGTGCTTATGAAGGAATGAAATGCATTTATCCAATGCATGTTTATTTAAGAGGGGAAAAGATAGTTGATGATTTTGAATTTGTTGGAGAAAAAGGAATGGGGAGGGCGATAAATGGATGA
- a CDS encoding PKD domain-containing protein has product MKKLIVLGLVIIMAIPAMAVDPLVDFEWYPATPNSGEVVHFNDTSQNQSQIIERVWYFGDGYGATAKNPTHIYEKPGNYTVKLVVLWNISGVVYGSSKEKTITVQNRPPVANAGPDQILNVRNATFNASASYDPDGNITSYNWNFGDGTTGSGIVVTHTYASDGNFTVVLNVTDNNGSYATDTCNIIIDTSAPITNCELNGTSGENEWYISDVNVTFTVNETTSALNKTYYRIDGGNWTVYNGTFNISSEGIHLLEFYSTDIAGNTEEIKNVTIKIDKTSPSISIITPEEKKFYVFGRKILPTLRKTIIVGKITVEVNASDNIAINNVKFYVDGEEKYNDSSEPYEWKWGGAIGSKNLTITAYDYAGLNSSDSIEVTIFSLFKPWSENALLDENKLY; this is encoded by the coding sequence ATGAAAAAATTGATTGTGTTAGGTTTGGTCATCATCATGGCCATTCCAGCGATGGCTGTTGATCCTCTGGTGGATTTTGAATGGTATCCAGCAACCCCCAACTCTGGAGAAGTTGTGCATTTCAACGATACATCGCAGAACCAATCACAGATTATAGAGAGAGTATGGTATTTTGGCGATGGATATGGAGCAACAGCAAAAAATCCTACACATATATATGAAAAGCCAGGAAATTATACGGTAAAGCTTGTCGTTTTATGGAATATAAGCGGTGTGGTTTATGGTTCTTCAAAAGAAAAAACAATAACAGTGCAGAACCGCCCGCCCGTTGCTAATGCTGGCCCAGACCAAATTTTAAATGTGAGAAATGCTACTTTCAATGCTTCTGCAAGCTACGACCCAGATGGAAATATTACTTCATATAACTGGAATTTTGGAGATGGAACAACAGGAAGTGGAATAGTTGTAACACATACATATGCGAGTGATGGAAACTTTACTGTTGTTTTAAATGTTACGGATAATAATGGTTCATATGCAACAGATACTTGCAATATAATAATTGATACTTCTGCTCCTATAACAAATTGCGAGTTAAATGGAACATCTGGAGAAAATGAATGGTATATAAGTGATGTAAATGTTACATTTACTGTAAATGAAACAACAAGTGCGCTAAACAAAACATACTATAGAATTGATGGAGGAAACTGGACAGTTTATAATGGAACTTTCAATATAAGTAGCGAAGGAATACATCTTCTGGAATTTTACTCAACAGATATTGCGGGAAATACTGAGGAAATAAAGAATGTAACCATAAAAATAGATAAAACATCTCCTTCAATAAGCATAATTACGCCAGAAGAAAAGAAGTTTTATGTTTTTGGAAGAAAAATTTTGCCGACGCTTAGAAAAACAATAATAGTTGGAAAAATAACTGTTGAGGTAAATGCAAGCGATAACATAGCCATAAATAATGTAAAATTCTATGTTGATGGAGAGGAAAAATACAATGATAGCAGCGAACCTTATGAATGGAAATGGGGAGGGGCAATTGGAAGCAAAAATTTAACAATTACTGCTTACGATTATGCGGGATTAAATTCATCTGATTCTATAGAAGTAACAATATTCAGTTTATTCAAGCCATGGAGTGAAAATGCTTTGTTAGATGAAAACAAACTCTACTAA
- a CDS encoding adenylosuccinate synthase encodes MPSEVIVGLQWGDEGKGKITDYFSSFADCVVRYQGGSNAGHTVVVGGKSFKFHLMPSGAIRGKKVVIANGVVVDPKVLIDEIETLRINKIEVDLMISDRANVIMPYHKIFDSMHEDFMKDKKIGTTKRGIGPCYSDKVARYGIRMIDLIDENRFKMALQKIFLIKQKLFSSYKIDLNENEIFNEYISYGKKLEKYVDDTSYFLNSIIDEKKILFEGAQGFLLDIDHGTYPYTTSSNTVAGGVCAGAGISPKKIDKITGVMKAYVTRVGMGPMPTEEFGREGIHMAEKGHEYGTTTGRRRRCGWLDLVSARYATMVNGIDEIALTKLDVLDGLEKIKVCIAYEYEGKTIEIFPSSIEVLEKCKPVYEEFEGWDITRGKRRYEELPKNAIKYIDFISDFLEIPVKIISTSEDREDTIIL; translated from the coding sequence ATGCCTTCAGAAGTAATAGTTGGTTTGCAATGGGGGGATGAGGGCAAGGGAAAAATAACTGATTATTTTTCCTCATTTGCGGATTGCGTTGTTCGCTATCAGGGCGGGAGTAACGCAGGGCATACGGTTGTTGTGGGCGGGAAATCTTTTAAGTTTCATCTTATGCCGTCGGGCGCCATAAGGGGTAAAAAAGTGGTTATTGCAAATGGTGTTGTTGTTGATCCAAAAGTTTTAATTGATGAAATAGAAACTCTAAGAATAAATAAAATAGAAGTTGATTTAATGATAAGTGATAGAGCAAATGTTATAATGCCATATCATAAAATTTTTGATTCAATGCATGAAGATTTTATGAAAGATAAAAAAATAGGAACAACCAAGAGAGGAATTGGTCCATGTTACTCAGATAAAGTTGCAAGATATGGAATAAGAATGATTGACCTCATAGATGAAAACAGGTTTAAAATGGCTTTGCAAAAAATATTTTTAATAAAACAAAAATTATTTTCTTCATATAAAATTGATTTGAATGAGAATGAAATTTTTAATGAATACATATCTTATGGAAAAAAACTTGAAAAATATGTTGATGACACATCTTATTTTCTTAACAGCATAATAGATGAGAAAAAAATTCTTTTTGAAGGAGCCCAGGGATTTTTGCTGGATATAGACCATGGCACATATCCCTATACAACCTCTTCAAATACCGTTGCTGGAGGTGTTTGTGCTGGGGCAGGTATAAGCCCGAAGAAGATAGATAAGATTACAGGAGTTATGAAGGCATATGTAACAAGGGTTGGAATGGGTCCAATGCCTACCGAAGAATTTGGCAGAGAAGGAATTCATATGGCGGAAAAGGGGCATGAATACGGCACAACAACAGGAAGAAGGAGGAGATGCGGATGGCTTGATTTAGTTTCTGCAAGATATGCCACAATGGTAAATGGGATTGATGAGATTGCTCTCACCAAGCTTGATGTTTTGGATGGGCTGGAAAAAATTAAGGTATGTATTGCTTATGAGTATGAAGGAAAAACAATTGAGATATTTCCATCTTCAATAGAAGTTCTTGAAAAATGCAAACCAGTTTATGAAGAATTTGAGGGATGGGATATAACAAGAGGTAAAAGAAGATATGAAGAACTCCCAAAAAATGCAATTAAATATATAGATTTTATTTCCGATTTTCTGGAAATACCTGTAAAAATAATTTCTACAAGCGAAGATAGAGAAGATACAATTATTTTATAA
- a CDS encoding HD domain-containing protein, translating into MNNEAIDFFKNIGNENLKKHMIAVSAIMKKLAKKFNEDENVWEMVGLLHDIDYEIANVEEHGKISAEMLKDKLPSFALDAIRAHNEKTGFKPISRIDYSLIACDAISGLIVSTALVMPNKKISEIKIDTLKNKFKDKSFARKIDRERIKYCEKIGLSLDEFFSISLEAMNEIAEKIGL; encoded by the coding sequence ATGAACAATGAAGCAATTGATTTTTTTAAAAATATAGGAAATGAAAATTTGAAGAAGCATATGATTGCTGTTTCCGCTATAATGAAAAAATTAGCTAAAAAGTTTAATGAAGATGAAAATGTGTGGGAAATGGTTGGCTTGCTTCATGATATAGATTATGAAATAGCAAATGTTGAAGAGCATGGAAAAATATCAGCAGAAATGCTGAAAGACAAACTCCCATCTTTTGCATTAGATGCCATAAGAGCACATAATGAAAAAACAGGATTTAAACCAATTAGTAGGATTGATTACTCCCTAATTGCCTGCGATGCAATTTCGGGACTAATAGTTTCAACAGCTCTTGTAATGCCAAATAAAAAAATTTCGGAAATAAAAATTGATACTCTCAAAAACAAATTCAAGGATAAATCATTTGCAAGAAAAATTGATAGAGAAAGGATAAAATATTGTGAGAAAATTGGCTTATCTTTGGATGAATTTTTCTCAATATCACTTGAGGCAATGAATGAAATAGCTGAAAAAATAGGGTTATAA